The following proteins come from a genomic window of Flavobacterium eburneipallidum:
- a CDS encoding RHS repeat domain-containing protein, with translation MKIKLLLAVGILSWSMFSQQSPDTQLQNFAPRTPEATAFLKYGEYPVNLSSGVPNISIPLYTVNIGGFTMPISLDYHASGIKVSQEATMVGLGWNLNVGAQIILSSRDEIDENNSEIDNLNINVFNNYFNNHPYAFNSPLLFDYQKSKVKDLYVFSSPTVNGNFYINNFNNNDVVVFPPDAFKVELLGANRANLSFKITDKLGNIYMFNNTIEKSHRWLTHHDYYIGAWYVDQITTPKNGKIYFTYQDDGEIVENSISEYREITDEGKKCGCSNSTFQNNLISPIKQSLEKTYTNTKKLKEISFNDNQSKIEFILKSGREDLINQNSLLESIKIQNKADGVESQTYNLINQIFFEYSYFNSTSTGPNSYKSKRLKLERIFDLDETNIHRFVYSQINLPAKDSKSQDYFGYYNGATNSDMIPKHFINNTTIGNANRTVNDNATQAGILKEIHYPTKGLTKFNYENNTFFGVDELDKYSVKNESCVAIGSGPANSPAEPWEEGMACPNPTCIVYSSVSFNANNANGALSYNIRNNGSTSSAAIKYKFCRVTVYSNGNLVHDSGKKNVNFDGQLNIGLNGNCIIQLEAYGSGMHISASMSYVDNDTSLKNVKGPGLRIQSIENYTSNNTTPDLKKTYDYSDKDDSARTSGKTINPLAFSFVSNRFSNFTTGICPSDDHAIIPFVDFTKTYNVSSQSKNSSESNSVTYKFVKEIIVNTTNPTENVFSSYEFTTDEDWILPNFNIQINQNWKRGKVIEKNDYKSIGAQSFIVRKEKNNYFEDNSKISYYSGFKFVKNSTIDVNENIGNPLQAPNSISTLGSCGVPQNVYESYLLYNYNYPMPWFYQKSSETTDYFYNSNNVLTSSLVNKTDFFYDNPNHLQLTREQRTNSNNEIITTKYHYPDDLLNIPLMTTLKDQNRIGEVIKTESFRNITPLSAKNTIYKNWGNNLIAPEIIQTAKGSGNLENRIIYNVLDNTNGNPNELQMIDGTVIVYIWGYNKTQPVAKIENTSYSSINPSLINAVETASVTGTETNLLDALTNLRSSLPNAMVTTYTYKPLIGVSTITDSKGDTVTYNYDAFGRLQNVKDKDGNILSENEYHYKN, from the coding sequence ATGAAAATTAAATTATTATTAGCTGTTGGAATATTGAGTTGGAGTATGTTCTCTCAACAATCTCCAGATACACAATTGCAAAATTTTGCTCCTAGGACACCCGAAGCTACAGCTTTTTTAAAATATGGAGAATATCCTGTGAATTTGTCATCAGGTGTTCCTAATATTTCTATTCCTCTTTATACAGTAAATATTGGAGGATTTACAATGCCTATATCTTTGGATTATCATGCTTCTGGAATAAAAGTAAGTCAAGAAGCCACGATGGTAGGGTTAGGATGGAATTTGAATGTTGGAGCACAAATCATTTTAAGCAGTAGAGATGAAATTGATGAAAATAATTCAGAAATTGATAACTTAAATATAAATGTGTTTAACAATTATTTTAACAATCATCCCTACGCATTCAACAGTCCTTTGCTTTTTGATTATCAAAAATCAAAGGTTAAAGATTTATATGTTTTTTCATCTCCAACAGTAAATGGAAATTTTTATATTAATAATTTCAATAATAATGATGTTGTTGTTTTTCCTCCAGACGCATTCAAAGTTGAACTATTAGGAGCAAACAGAGCTAACCTTTCTTTCAAAATTACCGATAAATTAGGGAATATTTATATGTTCAATAATACAATAGAAAAATCACATCGATGGTTAACACACCATGATTATTATATAGGGGCATGGTATGTTGATCAAATTACAACACCTAAAAATGGAAAGATATATTTTACTTATCAAGATGATGGAGAAATTGTTGAAAACAGTATTTCTGAATATCGAGAAATAACCGATGAAGGTAAAAAATGCGGATGTTCAAATTCAACTTTCCAAAATAACTTAATTAGTCCTATTAAGCAAAGTCTTGAAAAAACATATACTAACACAAAAAAACTTAAAGAAATAAGTTTTAATGACAATCAGTCTAAAATAGAATTTATTCTAAAATCCGGTAGAGAAGATTTGATAAATCAAAATAGTCTTTTAGAAAGCATTAAAATACAAAATAAAGCTGATGGAGTAGAGTCACAAACATATAATCTCATAAATCAAATCTTTTTTGAATACTCTTATTTTAATTCAACTTCAACAGGACCAAATTCGTATAAATCTAAACGATTAAAATTAGAAAGGATATTTGATTTAGACGAAACTAACATCCATAGATTCGTTTATTCTCAGATTAATTTACCCGCAAAAGATTCTAAGTCTCAAGATTATTTTGGATACTATAATGGAGCTACAAACTCTGATATGATTCCAAAACATTTTATAAACAATACCACAATAGGCAACGCAAATAGAACTGTTAATGATAACGCTACACAAGCGGGAATATTAAAAGAAATTCATTATCCAACAAAAGGATTGACTAAATTCAATTACGAAAACAATACATTTTTTGGAGTTGATGAATTAGACAAGTATTCTGTAAAAAACGAATCTTGTGTTGCAATTGGTTCAGGTCCAGCAAATAGTCCAGCAGAGCCTTGGGAAGAAGGAATGGCTTGTCCCAATCCAACATGTATTGTTTATAGTAGTGTTAGTTTTAATGCAAATAATGCAAATGGCGCTTTAAGTTATAATATAAGAAACAACGGAAGCACAAGCTCTGCTGCAATAAAATATAAATTTTGCAGAGTTACAGTTTATTCAAATGGAAATCTAGTTCATGATTCGGGAAAGAAGAATGTAAATTTTGATGGTCAATTGAATATTGGATTAAACGGCAATTGTATTATACAATTAGAAGCTTACGGATCTGGTATGCATATTAGTGCTAGTATGAGTTATGTTGATAACGATACATCATTAAAAAATGTAAAAGGTCCTGGATTAAGAATACAAAGTATTGAAAATTATACTAGTAATAATACTACTCCTGACTTAAAAAAAACATACGATTATAGCGACAAGGACGATAGTGCAAGAACTAGTGGTAAAACTATTAATCCTTTAGCTTTTAGTTTTGTTTCAAATCGCTTTTCAAATTTCACTACTGGAATTTGTCCTAGTGATGACCATGCAATTATCCCTTTTGTCGATTTTACCAAGACATATAATGTTTCTTCTCAATCAAAAAATAGTAGTGAGTCCAATAGTGTAACCTATAAATTTGTAAAAGAGATAATTGTAAATACTACTAATCCAACTGAAAATGTTTTTAGTAGTTATGAGTTTACTACTGATGAAGACTGGATACTGCCCAATTTTAATATCCAAATAAATCAAAACTGGAAAAGAGGAAAAGTAATAGAGAAAAATGATTATAAATCTATAGGTGCTCAAAGTTTCATAGTGAGAAAAGAAAAAAACAATTATTTTGAAGATAATTCTAAAATTAGTTATTATTCTGGTTTCAAGTTTGTAAAAAATTCAACTATTGATGTTAATGAAAATATTGGCAATCCTTTGCAAGCTCCTAATTCTATCTCAACATTGGGTAGTTGTGGAGTTCCGCAAAATGTTTATGAATCTTATTTGTTGTACAATTATAATTACCCAATGCCTTGGTTTTATCAAAAATCATCAGAAACAACAGATTATTTTTATAATTCGAACAATGTACTTACTAGTTCTTTGGTAAATAAAACAGACTTCTTTTATGATAATCCCAACCATTTACAACTCACAAGGGAACAAAGAACAAATAGTAATAATGAAATTATAACTACTAAATATCATTATCCTGATGATTTACTTAATATTCCATTAATGACAACATTAAAAGATCAAAATAGAATTGGAGAAGTAATCAAAACGGAAAGTTTTAGAAATATTACACCACTATCTGCAAAAAATACAATTTACAAAAATTGGGGAAATAATTTAATCGCTCCAGAAATTATCCAAACTGCTAAAGGTTCTGGTAATTTAGAAAATAGGATAATATATAATGTTTTAGACAATACTAATGGTAACCCTAACGAATTACAAATGATCGATGGAACAGTAATAGTTTATATATGGGGCTATAATAAAACCCAACCTGTCGCCAAGATTGAAAACACAAGCTACAGTAGTATTAATCCTAGTTTGATAAATGCTGTTGAAACTGCTTCCGTTACAGGTACAGAAACAAATTTGCTAGATGCTTTGACTAATTTACGTAGTTCGTTACCCAACGCCATGGTAACCACCTACACTTACAAGCCACTAATAGGAGTTAGCACGATAACCGACTCCAAAGGCGATACGGTAACCTATAATTATGATGCTTTTGGTCGTTTGCAAAACGTAAAAGACAAAGACGGCAACATCCTATCTGAAAACGAATACCATTATAAAAACTAA
- a CDS encoding type IV pilin protein, whose product MKKQLSKKIPSFNLQEMLIVLAIIGILLLIALPNLMPLITKAKSVEAQVQLKAIYNAEKQYYFMYSKYSSNFSEIDFEVPKTVKESGSANYSYEIVQSSNTEFKIKATALTDFNGNGVFNVWEIDQNGVPKQIIQD is encoded by the coding sequence ATGAAAAAACAGTTGTCAAAAAAAATTCCTTCATTCAATCTTCAGGAAATGCTAATTGTATTGGCTATAATTGGGATTCTATTATTGATAGCTTTGCCTAATTTGATGCCCTTAATTACTAAAGCTAAAAGCGTGGAAGCGCAAGTACAATTGAAAGCGATTTACAATGCTGAAAAGCAATATTATTTCATGTATTCGAAGTACAGTTCTAATTTTTCAGAGATTGATTTTGAAGTTCCAAAAACGGTTAAAGAAAGTGGGAGTGCTAATTATTCTTATGAAATTGTACAATCTTCCAATACTGAATTCAAAATAAAAGCCACTGCACTGACTGATTTTAATGGCAATGGTGTGTTTAACGTTTGGGAAATTGATCAGAATGGAGTTCCAAAACAAATCATCCAAGACTAA
- a CDS encoding general secretion pathway protein has protein sequence MWILKFLLIVVFFLVFFQDYKDRKVYWFLYPIIGAIVFVLQIKSVSVYPAFINTSFNLAFISLLLAVSYLYAKYKLQQPLLKEVFGLGDLLFFVSISFSFSIVSFLILFVFSLVFSLLLHFTIRYKQTEKTVPLAGYMSLFFATVYGISFFWESNFLYAY, from the coding sequence ATGTGGATTTTAAAATTTTTATTGATTGTAGTTTTCTTTCTTGTCTTTTTTCAGGACTACAAAGACCGCAAAGTATATTGGTTTCTATATCCTATCATAGGAGCAATAGTGTTTGTTTTACAAATTAAATCAGTATCAGTTTATCCCGCATTTATCAATACGAGTTTTAATTTGGCATTTATATCACTCTTATTAGCAGTAAGTTATTTGTATGCTAAATATAAACTGCAACAACCTTTACTAAAAGAAGTCTTTGGACTGGGCGATTTACTGTTTTTTGTTTCTATTTCTTTTTCCTTTTCAATAGTTTCCTTTTTAATCCTTTTTGTTTTTTCACTAGTGTTTTCTTTGTTATTGCATTTTACAATTCGATACAAGCAAACGGAAAAAACAGTTCCGCTTGCGGGGTATATGTCGTTGTTTTTTGCAACTGTTTATGGAATTAGTTTCTTTTGGGAATCCAACTTTTTATATGCTTATTAA
- a CDS encoding GspE/PulE family protein gives MIDFNIPITIQQLVKAEQAYHYRIIPVDKVGTKLILKTDVVDLENLQAELSILLGFPTQLEAETTENINRYLSTNYRKSASNTISSIHYSVDFLEKIVVNAKEIGSSDIHFEPYEKNARVRFRLDGKLKEQFHIATEEYPVLINKIKIRAQLDISEKRLPQDGRITIVTDSEDFDIRVSILPTLHGEKVVLRILSKDTSHIDINALGFTEKELVTYLENIKKPNGIVLISGPTGSGKTTTLYATLKKLNLPNTNILTVEDPIEYTLEGINQVQLRENIGLDFASTLRTFLRQDPDIIMVGEIRDVNTANMAIRAALTGHLVLSTIHTNSAWATVSRLIDMGIPSFLIASTLNISVAQRLVRKLCNHCKVEKPVSTELFPTGFEIPEELQNHHEAVGCEHCYHTGYSGRKAIYEIIPIDNELSSLIKNNQLAIDHYIEEKEIFTLKKNALSLIKDGTTSIEEVFSLLL, from the coding sequence ATGATTGATTTTAATATTCCCATAACCATTCAACAACTTGTCAAGGCAGAACAAGCCTATCACTACAGGATAATTCCTGTGGACAAAGTAGGGACAAAACTCATTTTAAAAACAGATGTAGTTGATTTAGAAAATTTACAGGCAGAATTGTCTATATTACTAGGTTTTCCTACTCAACTAGAGGCAGAAACGACAGAAAATATCAATAGATATTTAAGTACTAATTATCGAAAATCAGCCTCAAATACAATTTCTAGTATTCATTATTCGGTAGATTTTCTAGAAAAAATAGTGGTGAATGCTAAAGAAATTGGAAGCAGTGATATTCACTTTGAACCTTATGAGAAAAATGCTAGGGTACGTTTCCGTTTGGATGGAAAGTTGAAAGAGCAATTCCATATTGCCACAGAGGAATATCCCGTTTTGATTAATAAAATTAAAATTAGGGCACAGCTCGATATTTCCGAAAAACGACTACCTCAAGATGGACGAATAACCATTGTTACCGATAGTGAGGATTTTGATATTCGGGTCTCCATTTTACCCACACTTCACGGAGAAAAGGTAGTTTTAAGAATTTTGAGCAAAGACACCAGCCATATTGATATTAATGCCCTTGGATTTACTGAAAAGGAGTTAGTAACTTATTTGGAGAATATCAAGAAACCAAATGGTATCGTCTTGATTTCAGGACCTACAGGTTCTGGAAAAACAACCACTTTGTATGCTACCTTAAAAAAACTAAATCTTCCCAATACGAATATATTAACGGTGGAAGATCCGATAGAATATACTTTAGAAGGAATTAATCAAGTGCAGCTACGTGAAAACATAGGTTTAGATTTTGCTTCAACACTTCGAACTTTTTTAAGACAAGATCCAGATATCATTATGGTAGGGGAAATACGAGATGTGAATACAGCCAATATGGCTATTCGAGCTGCTTTGACAGGGCATTTGGTTTTATCAACCATACATACCAATTCTGCCTGGGCTACAGTTTCCAGATTGATTGATATGGGAATTCCCTCTTTTTTGATTGCCAGCACACTAAACATAAGTGTTGCCCAACGCTTGGTTAGAAAACTCTGTAATCATTGCAAAGTAGAGAAACCAGTCAGTACAGAATTATTTCCCACAGGTTTCGAAATACCCGAAGAACTCCAAAATCATCACGAAGCCGTAGGCTGTGAACACTGTTACCATACTGGATATTCAGGTAGAAAAGCCATTTACGAAATTATTCCTATTGACAATGAACTATCATCCTTAATTAAAAACAATCAATTAGCAATTGACCATTATATAGAAGAAAAAGAAATTTTCACACTGAAAAAAAATGCTTTATCGCTAATAAAAGACGGAACAACATCTATTGAGGAAGTTTTTTCTTTACTCTTGTAA